The Paenibacillus sp. FSL R7-0204 genome includes a region encoding these proteins:
- a CDS encoding ACT domain-containing protein, protein MKERYYLVREDILPDAVLKTMQVKQLLEAGDAKTVHEGVEQVGLSRSAFYKYKDGIHLIHQLERERIVTISIDLEHESGMLSKVLGSVAVHGANVLTIHQSIPLQGRANVVISVEISHLNEELGDLLDSLKAIPGVKRALIIGQG, encoded by the coding sequence GTGAAAGAACGCTATTATTTGGTCCGGGAGGACATTTTGCCCGATGCGGTGCTGAAGACCATGCAGGTCAAGCAGCTGCTGGAAGCAGGAGATGCCAAAACCGTACACGAGGGCGTGGAACAGGTCGGGCTTAGCCGCAGTGCTTTTTATAAATACAAAGATGGGATACACTTAATTCATCAGCTGGAGCGCGAGCGCATTGTGACGATCTCGATTGATCTGGAGCACGAGTCGGGCATGCTGTCCAAGGTGCTCGGTTCGGTGGCCGTTCACGGGGCGAATGTGCTGACGATCCATCAGAGTATCCCGCTGCAAGGACGGGCGAACGTGGTGATATCTGTCGAGATCTCCCATCTGAATGAAGAGCTGGGCGACTTGCTGGACAGTCTCAAGGCAATTCCCGGTGTGAAGCGTGCGTTAATTATTGGTCAGGGGTGA